A stretch of Pseudoprevotella muciniphila DNA encodes these proteins:
- a CDS encoding LamG domain-containing protein, with the protein MKKKEGWTVINYDLNKNAGGWFIYLCYKVSDNANPETDYITDICASTKNNSKLVYDGRTYYKVPNSTPLAFDGDLNKNAGGEFIYLYYTKERKNLSSWGGSKRVMTGLTVSNNTSDHHVVWREGRSGACDLNQQAGGDYIYLHQKFATQTLKIKEHPTMAAPVYDGTNKTLVSKTASGNYGTMEYRVNGGSWTTNLPTAKNVGNYNVEYRLNASYANASEVTSKTVTLSPPVVQPSSFTAQFNQLYRKVELDWAVGNIPGNYKDYKWEIYRGNAKIATVGPEGPLSFDDTEFTNESNVTYSAYYVSNFWPSGTKNSNAVRTATVNTTRRVPVNITEAKSESDRIIFKWKSDGYPSGWGNKFNIYVDNEKSPIATITPNDNQEDFQWEHRTTDKHSDRKAFTDPVTGVPYVEEPLNGCTPHNYRIEGVIGSKKLNEATVNRKAIGNGTQFYSLDATKGVFPGTVKLSWRVNMQGSTDAKTYIVDRRRAEKETEPWVTLHRTSSSDEYVFYTDETPLPGQYYDYRVTVLDKCSDGSLIETAITDIGFAQTTGTVSGRVTYGSTGIAVAGVQVMVKKTGSMNEDSVQYRSMRFINDGGAVSWTYPEPTYAQEKLSRGDFSMQMWIKPEEFAQKWVARLNDKVALGFNESGKLIFSDGTNEYNFGLTLKRNKYNHVAMIRSGKNLTCYLIDANTDGTLLVRKNRQTLKNNVDTLNMIGAKRFELGNFKGYVDEFRLWTKSLTEDEIKENYDHMLVGNERNLETYWTFDEGLNTQFFDYSRDGSVYHQHHGRIGSSVQSSTDTPSELALKAKTDTDGNYIIQGIPFTGEGTTYAIEPKLGIHDFNPTQNLRYVSNNSLVHNQVDFTDISSFPVKGTVYYAGTDYPVEGVCFYVDGIICSKDGEVVYSNAAGEYEISVPIGEHFISVAKSGHVFTNAGRYPAASDTVRTTENFNSKITGLDFYDETLVNFTGRIVGGSIEGNKPVGFAQSKNNIGVTEFVLTPVNTLPNMNVVRTENEGVLSIDVNTNTVPIASATSHINSNSWRGANTDAKKLYIRTDSVTGEFSAMVPPLQYTVSKMTVVGNGAEVGPSVSIDLTNPNMVQSDTLYNEDGTEYELYEYNTMLKQTYHSSPSFIVKQQGRNDGSFGISEFTLEDELGRLEINDIYSVDDNGTVTYKYGAPLFIKEDSYTFEIEGFEEYTNADNDVKSHVPLKGNRVVVNNALSASQSVYVEDGNVNGVDVKAGEVADITSNELTLDDNGKTTYKWIAGLPNIAEPYTRTISINYDIEGRLLDWSGNGMTGIILGDLPTGNNFVTAGPDKLLMILRDPPGTNSSATWTSGESVTHSEIKGSTFSENFTTKFNHKFGFKNAVIVGTPATGTITEAEVADDLSVGVKVEASGESSNTNTYVTTITTDISTSGAPEYVGDNGDVFVGTATNIIFGKARNIGFQRDGSGVKLGLENIVTTGMKFGTAFTYTRYYIENVLFPNWEQMLTKFLNYAPTQSDIDSYENNSSEVKYFTTLKPTDADYGKSGTYTAKPPKFMLPGIVYEDSVKWVRTQIDNWKIYLKQNEEAKVKAFEKRDKYLKLNRSFDSGSSITYTLQKDESSKHTYEWNCAAGVVASNTFGFTLAGLGFDCTIENETLGGRHESTEDETANTTTFSYTLAEEGDDDAITVDIFDYDGYGPIFRTRGGQTCNPYEGEVVTKYYEPGTIIMEATMQIEVPKIAVDVPIMNDVPTGTAANYTLQLSNQSEIDEDVYYKLLIPDESNPNGANLMIDGKPVTDSRIIKIPAGQTVTKALQLKQTNTSILDYENIAVVLASQFQYDPTSTWEVISDTVYISAHFVPSSSDVKLAISNSLMNTETGSDLVLTFSNFDRNYHNLKAFRVQYKRPGTTDWIQLKEFVLNSKDKTNSNEMLPSTGANVALPLPMADYNDGNYTFRVVSVATYGPDEVYRYSEELSLVKDMMRPRPLGQPEPADGVLDIGEDLSVTFNENILKGELTKTANFKVTGVLNGAEIDHETALNLSGAENVATTDADIMLANKDFSIDAWINLKGGVGTLLSHGRGTKKLIVGINETNQLVVKIDNESYTSTRSIPTNKWAFLTMNITAGGMLTASVADDANETELFKNKEVNIYGGNGPLTVGNNISGAIHELLLWDEAHDISTALANRSKTKSPSTRHLIGYWKMNEGEGIVIRDYARNRHMTMPNETWYINNENKAVSLDGQHYVSINTADINAFPEDDGAIEFWVRGDKQDAVAQLLQLGEVGLWTNEQGELQFTIKGAYKEAAQMESIATSSGNILDNAWHHIAVNILRQGATAVYVDGKRCLTVNGANVGAISADKLMVGAKRTSVSPGIYSYDRPFKGEVDEIRVWNATLNADLLNKYRKVRLVGNEDGLVVYYPFEKRQLDSGNQLQTVGNDADLTGSGHTAQLLTLASKKSDINYTDEAPALRTKPIETNVSFNFVASDNKVVIELDEDPAVIEGCTINLTVRDLRDVNGNFSEPAIWSVFVNRKELAWKENVITAQHQVKDATTLTATVVNNGGQQQMWTLSGMPSWLTPSEEYGSTNPRSETIVTFSVNPATPIGKYEETIYLKGNDGIEIPLTLNFCVTGELPQWNLNPRDFETSMNVIGRVELLGMPLTDADDILAAFVGDECRGVAHLEYKDRYDGYYATINIYGNSGDENKPITFRAYDALTGNLYPAVEPDRNIKFEALTLIGKYADPVVFNLLDKIEQSTELKAGWNWISLNVKAEDMNTQTIFEKIATEVITIKSQNNGWLMYEDGEWAGSMTAALNNSQMYAVQMKNDCTLRVLGKGVNSSNTTITINPGWNWVSYYGRQVATVGDALAGMQPVDGDILKAQSGISYFDTYEWEGTIPMMEPGAGYMVKSATNNQRIYGYSAITGAKAPKLKIVALEEEAGDLGTNTFKPVDFRNYSGNAIMTVQIMNGKQPMSNTELGIFIDDECRASAVTDSRGIAYLTIPGDDSAKLTFKIVVGNDIADANETLTYEKDAVYGSPKHPFVIDISTVTGILSMNIDLLGSKTIFDLQGRRISPQNVIKNNIYIIDGQKCIVR; encoded by the coding sequence TTGAAGAAAAAAGAAGGCTGGACTGTTATTAATTACGACCTTAACAAAAACGCCGGTGGTTGGTTTATATATTTGTGCTATAAGGTAAGTGATAATGCCAATCCCGAAACTGACTATATAACAGATATCTGTGCTTCTACTAAAAATAACTCTAAGTTAGTCTATGATGGTAGGACTTATTATAAAGTTCCTAACAGTACACCTCTTGCCTTTGACGGTGATTTGAATAAGAACGCAGGAGGTGAATTCATCTACCTGTATTATACTAAAGAACGCAAGAATTTAAGCTCTTGGGGCGGTTCTAAACGAGTCATGACTGGACTCACTGTCTCAAATAATACTAGCGACCACCATGTAGTTTGGAGAGAAGGACGTAGCGGTGCTTGTGATTTGAATCAGCAAGCAGGTGGTGATTACATTTATTTACACCAGAAATTTGCCACACAGACACTGAAAATCAAGGAGCATCCCACTATGGCTGCACCGGTGTATGATGGTACTAACAAAACATTGGTGTCTAAAACGGCAAGTGGCAACTATGGCACAATGGAATATCGTGTCAATGGTGGCAGTTGGACAACAAACCTGCCAACGGCGAAGAATGTTGGCAATTACAACGTGGAATATCGCCTTAACGCTTCATACGCCAATGCAAGTGAAGTAACAAGTAAGACGGTTACCCTTAGCCCACCGGTAGTCCAACCATCAAGTTTTACTGCTCAGTTTAACCAATTATACCGAAAAGTTGAGTTGGATTGGGCAGTAGGAAATATTCCGGGTAACTACAAAGACTACAAATGGGAAATATATCGTGGTAATGCGAAGATAGCCACCGTGGGTCCCGAAGGACCACTTTCATTCGATGATACAGAATTTACCAACGAGTCGAATGTTACCTATAGCGCTTACTATGTGTCAAACTTCTGGCCCAGTGGTACGAAAAACAGCAATGCAGTCAGAACTGCAACAGTGAACACAACTCGAAGAGTACCTGTAAATATTACGGAGGCTAAAAGTGAATCCGATAGAATCATATTTAAATGGAAATCTGATGGCTATCCCAGCGGTTGGGGTAACAAGTTCAATATCTATGTGGACAATGAAAAAAGTCCTATCGCTACAATCACTCCAAATGATAATCAGGAAGATTTCCAGTGGGAGCACCGAACAACAGATAAGCATTCTGATCGCAAAGCATTTACTGACCCTGTGACTGGTGTTCCGTATGTAGAGGAGCCGCTCAATGGCTGTACTCCACACAATTATCGCATTGAGGGTGTGATAGGCAGCAAGAAACTTAATGAGGCAACAGTCAATAGGAAGGCTATCGGCAATGGTACGCAGTTCTATTCTCTCGATGCCACGAAGGGTGTCTTCCCTGGTACGGTGAAATTGTCATGGCGAGTGAATATGCAAGGTTCCACAGATGCCAAGACATACATCGTTGACCGTCGTCGTGCCGAGAAGGAAACTGAGCCTTGGGTAACGCTACATCGCACTTCGAGCAGCGATGAATACGTTTTCTATACCGACGAGACACCGCTGCCGGGACAGTACTATGACTATAGGGTCACAGTGCTTGATAAATGTTCCGACGGCTCGCTCATTGAAACCGCTATCACCGACATTGGTTTTGCACAGACCACCGGTACGGTGAGCGGACGTGTCACCTATGGATCTACCGGTATCGCAGTGGCTGGCGTGCAAGTGATGGTGAAAAAGACGGGTTCTATGAACGAGGATTCTGTTCAGTACCGCTCTATGCGATTCATCAACGATGGTGGTGCTGTGTCATGGACGTATCCCGAACCTACCTATGCTCAAGAAAAACTCAGCCGCGGCGATTTCTCCATGCAGATGTGGATTAAACCGGAAGAGTTTGCACAGAAATGGGTGGCCCGACTCAATGACAAAGTGGCACTTGGCTTCAATGAAAGTGGCAAACTCATCTTTAGCGACGGAACCAATGAATATAATTTCGGACTCACGCTGAAGAGAAATAAGTACAACCACGTGGCGATGATCCGCAGCGGAAAGAATCTCACATGCTACCTGATAGATGCAAATACCGATGGCACCCTGCTCGTGAGAAAGAACAGGCAGACGCTCAAAAACAATGTTGACACCCTGAATATGATTGGTGCAAAACGGTTTGAACTGGGCAACTTCAAGGGTTATGTTGACGAGTTCCGTCTATGGACAAAATCTCTTACAGAAGATGAGATTAAGGAAAACTACGACCATATGCTCGTGGGCAACGAAAGGAATCTGGAAACTTATTGGACCTTCGATGAAGGCTTGAACACACAATTCTTCGACTACTCACGCGATGGTAGTGTATATCATCAGCATCATGGAAGGATTGGCAGTAGTGTACAATCATCCACAGATACACCTTCTGAATTGGCACTTAAAGCAAAGACCGATACAGATGGTAACTATATCATTCAGGGTATCCCATTTACAGGCGAGGGCACCACTTATGCCATCGAGCCTAAACTGGGTATCCACGACTTTAATCCTACTCAGAATCTGCGCTATGTGAGTAATAATTCACTGGTACACAACCAGGTAGATTTTACTGATATCTCTTCATTCCCAGTGAAGGGTACTGTTTACTATGCCGGTACCGATTATCCAGTGGAAGGTGTATGTTTCTATGTGGATGGTATCATCTGCTCTAAAGACGGAGAGGTGGTTTACAGTAATGCTGCCGGAGAATATGAAATCAGTGTGCCTATTGGCGAGCACTTTATTTCTGTTGCCAAGAGCGGCCATGTCTTTACAAATGCAGGACGCTATCCCGCAGCTTCAGACACTGTGCGTACAACCGAAAACTTCAACTCCAAAATTACCGGCCTTGATTTCTATGATGAGACACTCGTCAACTTTACAGGTCGCATTGTCGGAGGTAGCATAGAGGGCAATAAGCCCGTAGGTTTCGCGCAGAGTAAGAACAATATTGGTGTGACAGAATTTGTCCTGACACCGGTCAACACTCTGCCGAATATGAATGTGGTGAGGACTGAAAATGAAGGTGTCCTATCTATTGATGTTAATACAAACACAGTGCCCATAGCATCCGCAACTTCCCATATCAATAGCAACTCATGGCGCGGTGCAAATACTGATGCCAAGAAACTGTACATCCGCACAGACTCCGTAACGGGTGAGTTCTCGGCAATGGTGCCACCACTGCAGTATACTGTAAGCAAGATGACTGTTGTGGGCAATGGTGCAGAAGTCGGACCATCTGTAAGCATTGACCTCACCAACCCCAATATGGTGCAAAGCGATACACTTTATAATGAAGATGGTACTGAATATGAACTGTACGAGTACAACACAATGCTCAAGCAGACATATCACAGCTCACCTTCATTCATCGTAAAACAGCAGGGGCGCAATGACGGTTCGTTCGGTATATCAGAGTTTACATTAGAGGATGAACTGGGTCGGTTGGAAATTAACGACATCTACTCCGTTGATGATAACGGAACGGTAACATATAAATATGGAGCCCCGTTGTTCATCAAGGAAGATAGCTACACATTCGAAATCGAAGGCTTCGAGGAATACACTAATGCCGACAATGACGTTAAGAGCCATGTGCCTCTCAAGGGTAACAGAGTAGTTGTCAACAACGCCCTCTCAGCCTCACAGAGTGTGTATGTGGAAGATGGCAATGTGAACGGTGTAGATGTGAAAGCCGGTGAAGTTGCCGACATTACTTCCAACGAACTGACACTCGATGATAATGGTAAGACGACATACAAATGGATAGCAGGTCTGCCAAATATTGCAGAACCTTACACACGTACGATATCTATTAATTATGACATAGAAGGACGACTTCTCGACTGGTCTGGAAACGGAATGACGGGTATCATACTGGGTGATCTGCCAACGGGCAATAACTTCGTTACTGCAGGTCCCGACAAGTTGCTCATGATTCTGCGCGACCCACCGGGAACAAATTCATCTGCAACATGGACATCAGGAGAAAGTGTAACACACTCTGAAATTAAGGGAAGTACTTTCTCTGAGAATTTCACGACGAAGTTTAACCATAAGTTCGGCTTCAAGAATGCAGTCATCGTAGGTACGCCTGCAACCGGTACTATCACTGAAGCAGAAGTAGCAGACGATTTGTCTGTCGGCGTGAAAGTGGAGGCTTCGGGTGAGTCATCCAACACCAACACTTACGTAACAACTATCACGACCGACATCAGTACTTCTGGAGCACCGGAATACGTGGGTGACAATGGCGATGTGTTTGTCGGCACTGCCACAAACATTATTTTCGGTAAAGCCCGCAACATCGGATTCCAGCGTGATGGAAGTGGTGTGAAACTCGGACTGGAGAATATCGTGACCACTGGTATGAAGTTTGGTACTGCATTCACCTATACACGCTATTACATTGAGAATGTCCTGTTCCCCAACTGGGAGCAGATGCTCACCAAATTCCTTAACTATGCACCAACGCAGTCAGACATAGACAGCTATGAGAATAATAGCAGTGAGGTGAAATATTTCACCACTCTCAAACCAACAGATGCTGACTATGGTAAATCCGGAACCTATACGGCTAAGCCTCCAAAGTTTATGCTGCCAGGCATAGTGTATGAAGACTCAGTGAAGTGGGTGCGCACTCAGATTGACAACTGGAAGATTTATCTCAAGCAGAATGAAGAGGCTAAGGTGAAGGCTTTTGAGAAGCGTGACAAATACTTGAAACTCAATCGTTCGTTCGACTCAGGTTCAAGCATTACCTATACATTGCAGAAAGATGAATCTAGTAAACATACTTACGAATGGAACTGCGCCGCCGGTGTCGTAGCTTCGAATACATTCGGATTTACACTTGCTGGCTTAGGCTTTGACTGCACGATTGAAAATGAAACTTTGGGCGGACGTCACGAGTCCACTGAAGACGAAACAGCGAACACGACCACTTTCAGTTACACACTCGCTGAAGAAGGAGATGACGATGCTATCACAGTTGATATCTTTGATTATGACGGCTACGGACCTATCTTCCGCACACGCGGTGGTCAGACTTGCAACCCATACGAGGGAGAAGTTGTAACCAAGTATTATGAACCGGGCACTATTATCATGGAAGCCACAATGCAGATTGAGGTGCCGAAGATTGCTGTAGATGTGCCTATCATGAACGACGTGCCTACAGGTACGGCTGCCAACTATACGTTGCAGCTTAGCAACCAATCGGAGATTGACGAGGATGTTTATTACAAACTCCTTATTCCAGATGAGTCGAATCCTAACGGTGCAAATCTGATGATAGACGGTAAACCAGTTACAGACAGTCGCATCATCAAGATACCGGCGGGACAGACTGTTACCAAGGCACTGCAACTTAAGCAAACCAATACCAGTATCCTTGACTACGAAAATATAGCAGTCGTACTTGCTTCTCAGTTCCAGTATGACCCGACAAGTACCTGGGAAGTAATTTCCGACACTGTATATATTTCTGCGCACTTCGTGCCTTCGTCGTCGGATGTGAAACTTGCCATATCGAATTCTTTGATGAACACCGAGACTGGAAGCGACCTCGTTTTGACATTCTCTAACTTCGATCGCAACTATCACAATCTCAAGGCATTCCGCGTGCAATATAAGAGACCGGGCACTACAGACTGGATACAGCTCAAAGAGTTTGTGCTCAATAGCAAGGATAAGACCAACAGCAACGAGATGCTGCCAAGTACCGGCGCTAATGTAGCCCTGCCGCTCCCAATGGCAGACTACAATGATGGCAACTACACTTTCCGTGTCGTTTCGGTGGCAACTTATGGCCCAGATGAAGTGTACAGATATAGTGAAGAGCTGTCGCTCGTTAAGGACATGATGCGTCCGCGTCCACTCGGACAGCCTGAACCAGCAGACGGTGTGCTCGACATTGGCGAAGACTTGAGTGTAACATTCAATGAGAATATTCTTAAGGGTGAACTCACAAAGACAGCAAACTTCAAAGTAACCGGTGTACTCAATGGTGCAGAAATTGACCATGAGACAGCCCTCAACCTTAGTGGTGCAGAGAATGTTGCAACTACTGATGCCGACATTATGTTGGCAAACAAGGACTTCAGCATTGATGCATGGATTAACCTTAAAGGTGGAGTAGGCACATTGCTCTCACACGGACGTGGTACCAAGAAACTCATTGTCGGCATCAATGAAACCAACCAACTTGTGGTGAAGATTGATAATGAGTCTTACACTTCTACCAGATCAATACCTACCAACAAGTGGGCATTCCTGACAATGAACATTACCGCTGGCGGTATGCTTACTGCTTCCGTGGCTGACGATGCAAACGAGACGGAACTCTTCAAAAACAAAGAAGTAAATATTTACGGCGGTAATGGTCCACTGACTGTGGGTAATAATATCAGTGGAGCTATCCACGAACTATTGCTTTGGGATGAGGCTCACGATATATCTACTGCTCTGGCTAACCGCAGTAAGACTAAGAGTCCATCAACACGCCACCTTATTGGTTACTGGAAGATGAATGAAGGCGAAGGTATAGTAATACGCGACTATGCTCGTAACCGCCACATGACAATGCCTAACGAAACATGGTATATCAACAATGAGAACAAGGCTGTCAGCCTCGATGGTCAGCACTACGTAAGTATCAATACCGCAGACATCAACGCCTTTCCGGAAGATGACGGTGCTATTGAGTTCTGGGTACGTGGCGACAAACAAGATGCTGTAGCACAGCTTTTGCAGTTAGGCGAAGTTGGTCTCTGGACGAATGAACAAGGTGAACTTCAGTTCACAATTAAGGGAGCCTATAAGGAGGCTGCTCAAATGGAAAGCATTGCTACCTCAAGCGGAAATATCCTTGATAACGCATGGCACCATATCGCAGTCAACATTCTCCGACAGGGAGCAACAGCCGTATATGTTGATGGCAAACGTTGCCTCACAGTCAATGGAGCAAATGTTGGTGCAATCTCAGCTGACAAACTGATGGTAGGAGCTAAGCGTACCTCTGTATCTCCTGGTATTTACAGCTACGACCGTCCATTTAAGGGTGAGGTTGACGAAATCCGAGTATGGAATGCAACCCTCAACGCTGACCTGCTGAATAAGTACCGCAAAGTTCGCCTTGTAGGAAACGAAGACGGACTCGTGGTTTACTATCCGTTTGAAAAGAGACAGCTTGACAGTGGTAATCAGTTGCAGACCGTGGGTAATGATGCTGACCTTACCGGTAGCGGACATACCGCACAACTTCTGACTCTGGCTTCTAAGAAATCAGATATCAATTATACTGACGAAGCACCTGCTTTGCGCACCAAGCCGATAGAAACCAATGTTAGTTTCAATTTCGTAGCATCTGACAACAAGGTCGTTATCGAACTCGATGAAGATCCCGCAGTGATTGAGGGATGTACAATTAACCTAACAGTACGCGACCTGCGAGATGTTAATGGCAACTTCTCAGAACCAGCTATTTGGTCTGTATTCGTAAACCGCAAAGAGCTTGCATGGAAGGAAAACGTTATCACCGCACAACATCAGGTTAAAGACGCTACCACCCTTACAGCTACAGTGGTCAACAATGGAGGCCAACAGCAGATGTGGACACTCAGCGGTATGCCATCATGGCTCACTCCAAGTGAAGAATATGGTTCTACCAATCCAAGGAGCGAGACTATTGTTACATTCTCCGTTAATCCGGCAACACCTATCGGTAAATACGAAGAAACCATCTATCTGAAGGGTAACGATGGCATTGAGATACCACTCACACTCAACTTCTGTGTCACAGGAGAATTGCCACAATGGAACCTCAATCCAAGAGATTTTGAAACATCGATGAACGTAATCGGTCGAGTAGAACTGCTTGGTATGCCTTTGACTGATGCCGATGACATATTGGCTGCCTTCGTGGGCGATGAATGCCGCGGAGTAGCACACCTTGAATACAAGGATCGCTACGACGGCTACTATGCAACCATCAATATTTATGGCAATAGCGGAGATGAGAACAAGCCAATCACTTTCCGTGCATACGATGCTTTGACCGGCAATCTCTATCCTGCTGTTGAGCCTGATAGAAACATCAAGTTTGAAGCGCTTACACTCATTGGTAAGTATGCTGATCCTGTGGTGTTCAACTTGCTCGACAAGATAGAGCAGTCTACAGAACTGAAGGCCGGTTGGAATTGGATTTCTCTCAATGTTAAGGCTGAAGACATGAATACTCAGACCATCTTCGAGAAGATTGCAACAGAAGTTATCACTATCAAGAGTCAGAACAATGGCTGGTTGATGTATGAAGACGGAGAATGGGCAGGTAGCATGACTGCCGCACTGAACAATAGTCAGATGTATGCCGTTCAGATGAAGAATGACTGCACTCTGCGTGTCCTTGGTAAAGGCGTTAATTCTTCCAATACTACCATTACCATCAATCCAGGATGGAACTGGGTAAGCTATTACGGCCGTCAAGTAGCCACTGTGGGTGATGCATTAGCAGGAATGCAACCAGTAGATGGAGATATTCTCAAAGCTCAGAGTGGTATTTCCTATTTCGATACATACGAATGGGAAGGAACCATCCCAATGATGGAACCGGGCGCAGGATATATGGTAAAGAGTGCTACCAACAACCAGCGTATCTATGGTTACTCAGCTATCACGGGAGCCAAGGCACCTAAGTTGAAGATCGTAGCTCTTGAAGAAGAGGCTGGAGATTTGGGTACCAATACGTTCAAACCAGTTGATTTCCGCAACTACTCTGGTAATGCCATCATGACTGTACAGATTATGAATGGCAAACAGCCGATGAGCAACACGGAATTAGGTATCTTTATCGATGACGAATGTCGTGCATCAGCTGTTACAGACAGCCGAGGTATTGCTTACCTAACAATTCCTGGTGACGACTCAGCAAAGCTTACCTTCAAGATTGTGGTAGGAAATGACATCGCAGATGCAAACGAGACACTCACATACGAGAAGGATGCAGTCTATGGCTCTCCCAAGCATCCGTTCGTCATTGACATAAGCACTGTTACCGGCATTCTGTCGATGAATATTGACCTACTTGGCTCGAAGACAATCTTCGATCTCCAAGGACGCCGTATCTCACCACAGAATGTAATTAAGAACAATATCTACATCATCGATGGACAAAAGTGCATCGTAAGATAA